Proteins from a genomic interval of Streptomyces fodineus:
- a CDS encoding WD40 repeat domain-containing protein, protein MTNGPGVPAPRRAFAERFDLLYREAGNPLLRSVSASVARAQRAGGDGRPIRVPAQRISDWRGGRAVPARFEPLAAVLVVLIGEARRARSRPAVPGLYDLADWRARWRAATDSPACGDGAGEVEDSPQVPCPYRGLAAYRTEDAGWFFGREQDTALLIGELSRCLDGDGLLILFGASGAGKSSLLRAGLLPALASGALPGSEKWPVAVLTPTADPVTALVHALCRTLSCPLEVLQAAAGEGPDAFGAVLRRHLPDGNRLMLVIDQFEELFTLVTDRHRSDLFLGALRAVTSPTTGGGGPLVIAVLGVRADFYQHCLDHPHLLAPVRRHQLVLPQMTSPQLTRAIRKPAEAAGLQLEEGLFEVLLRDLGLPDRAGEDGVGHEPSALPLLSHVLLATWQQRSGRRLTLEGYRLTGGLHGSVAQAAERAWAAIDPADHDLARQVLIRLVRVGPDIQDARRRVTRAELLAALPDSASVQRLLDGFAAARLLTLTTDTVELTHEALLSAWPRLREWIRQDRSGLVTHQRLEQDAETWAAEDRDPALLYRGTRLALARTWADVDGERFGLSRTGAEFLAASVGAEEAARCAERRRIRVLRGLVAGLAVLATLALIAFGIASSMSLEAKRNSRAATAAALANQAGTVAAGRPDLGMLLAASAYKQDHRNPDALSALLSTSGSRFEGRLTAHHGRLTAIALDPRGPLLAVADPDARGGIDLFDRRSRQHLPAIDQNGVGPLAFTPHGHRLFSAPSTTGGIDEWDLTDPAAPRHVRRIDTSSVVVNSLVLSDDGTVLAGACQDGTVRLWDPATGNQAATLHGLAGEALGVAVSQDGKLIAGSGRDRTARIWRRDDGEQLHVLDGLHHAAVIHVAFSPDGRTLATSSDDFTVGLWDVASGTVRPLRKPIAHSDAVFDVKFSPDGSMLATASYDQTVGLWNAKSGSPVDRLTGHTGHVNGVAFTADGRQLASVSSDGSAVLWDISDRMLMTRPIASLRGAAMSPDGRLLATGDSDAHVQIWRRTTGKRLDSFHLPDACPVWRLAFAPDGNTLGITGDCHNAFLYDIARHHRTTLHMPTTRWARAVAFDTGSSLAVTIGDDDVARVWDVSTGKQRVQLPAHSGGGRPVAVSPNGVIATYSATAAAVCLWDLDGHPLGSLPAQEVWALAFDGTAKLLAAAFTDRTIHVWRLGTGAVPNAPGTVRVRPLTTLVGHTGIPRVLAFSPDGTQLASAADDQTIRLWRIPGGGQPVILTGHAQSFGGLAYTPDGKTLASGSWDGTFRFWNLDPEADLRRACALATRLTPNEWAQLVSVTYVRACR, encoded by the coding sequence ATGACCAACGGGCCCGGGGTCCCCGCACCGCGCCGCGCCTTCGCCGAGCGCTTCGACCTGCTTTACCGGGAGGCGGGCAATCCCCTCCTGCGGAGCGTGTCCGCTTCGGTCGCCCGTGCCCAGCGGGCCGGCGGCGACGGCCGTCCGATCCGGGTGCCGGCCCAAAGGATCAGCGACTGGCGCGGCGGGCGCGCCGTGCCCGCGCGGTTCGAGCCGCTGGCCGCCGTGCTGGTGGTTCTGATCGGCGAAGCCCGCAGGGCGAGGTCGCGTCCCGCCGTGCCGGGCCTCTACGACCTGGCGGACTGGCGTGCACGGTGGCGAGCGGCGACCGACTCTCCTGCCTGCGGCGATGGAGCTGGCGAGGTGGAGGACTCGCCTCAGGTTCCCTGCCCGTACCGGGGACTGGCCGCCTATCGGACCGAGGACGCGGGATGGTTTTTCGGTCGGGAGCAGGACACCGCCTTGTTGATCGGTGAACTCAGCCGCTGCCTCGACGGGGACGGCCTGCTGATCCTGTTCGGTGCGTCGGGTGCCGGGAAGTCGTCGCTGCTGAGGGCGGGCCTGCTGCCCGCACTGGCGAGCGGTGCGTTGCCCGGCTCCGAGAAGTGGCCGGTGGCGGTGCTCACCCCGACCGCGGATCCCGTCACGGCGCTGGTCCATGCGCTCTGCAGGACGCTGAGCTGCCCCCTAGAGGTGCTTCAGGCGGCGGCCGGAGAAGGACCCGACGCGTTCGGTGCCGTGCTTCGCCGGCACCTGCCGGACGGAAACAGACTCATGCTGGTCATCGATCAGTTCGAAGAACTCTTCACCCTGGTCACCGATCGGCACCGGAGCGACCTTTTCCTCGGCGCGCTGCGGGCCGTCACCTCCCCCACCACCGGCGGGGGAGGCCCGCTCGTGATCGCCGTCCTCGGCGTACGGGCCGACTTCTACCAGCACTGTCTGGACCATCCGCACCTCCTGGCCCCGGTCCGCAGGCACCAGCTCGTCCTGCCGCAGATGACGTCCCCTCAACTCACCCGGGCCATCCGCAAGCCCGCCGAGGCGGCGGGGCTGCAGCTGGAAGAGGGCCTGTTCGAGGTGCTCCTGAGAGATCTCGGGCTGCCGGACCGAGCCGGTGAGGACGGGGTGGGACACGAGCCGAGCGCGCTGCCGCTGCTCTCGCACGTGTTGCTGGCCACCTGGCAGCAGCGCTCCGGCCGCCGGCTCACCCTGGAGGGATACCGATTGACCGGCGGCCTGCACGGATCCGTCGCCCAGGCCGCGGAACGCGCCTGGGCCGCAATTGACCCGGCCGACCACGACCTCGCACGCCAGGTGCTGATCCGCCTGGTCCGGGTCGGCCCGGACATCCAGGACGCCCGACGACGGGTCACCCGAGCCGAACTGCTCGCCGCGCTGCCCGACAGCGCCTCGGTGCAGCGTCTCCTGGACGGCTTCGCCGCCGCCCGGCTGCTCACCTTGACCACCGACACCGTCGAACTCACTCACGAGGCCCTGCTGAGCGCGTGGCCCCGGCTGCGCGAGTGGATCAGACAGGACCGCTCCGGCCTGGTCACGCACCAGCGACTGGAACAGGACGCCGAAACCTGGGCGGCTGAGGACCGCGATCCGGCCCTGCTCTACCGGGGCACCCGGCTGGCGCTCGCCCGCACTTGGGCCGACGTCGACGGCGAGCGGTTCGGCCTGAGCCGGACCGGTGCCGAGTTCCTCGCCGCTTCGGTGGGTGCCGAGGAAGCCGCGCGGTGCGCGGAGCGGCGCCGGATCCGCGTGCTGCGCGGGCTGGTGGCCGGCCTGGCCGTCCTCGCGACACTCGCCCTGATCGCCTTCGGTATCGCGTCTTCAATGTCCCTGGAGGCCAAGCGGAACTCCCGGGCGGCCACAGCAGCGGCGCTTGCCAACCAGGCCGGCACGGTCGCGGCGGGCCGACCCGATCTCGGCATGCTCCTGGCCGCCTCCGCCTACAAGCAGGACCACCGCAACCCGGACGCGCTCAGCGCGCTGCTGTCCACCTCCGGCTCCCGCTTCGAAGGCAGGCTGACGGCCCACCACGGCCGCCTGACCGCCATCGCGCTGGATCCGCGGGGACCACTCCTCGCGGTCGCCGACCCCGATGCCCGCGGCGGCATCGACCTGTTCGACCGCCGCAGCCGACAGCACCTGCCCGCCATCGACCAGAACGGCGTCGGACCCCTCGCCTTCACACCGCACGGGCACCGTCTGTTCTCCGCCCCCTCCACAACAGGCGGGATCGACGAATGGGATCTGACCGACCCGGCCGCCCCGCGTCATGTCCGCCGCATCGACACCAGCTCAGTGGTCGTCAACTCCCTGGTACTCAGCGACGACGGCACCGTGCTCGCCGGAGCGTGCCAAGACGGGACGGTCCGCCTCTGGGACCCCGCCACCGGCAACCAGGCCGCAACCCTGCACGGACTGGCCGGTGAAGCCCTGGGCGTGGCCGTCAGCCAGGACGGAAAGCTGATCGCGGGCTCCGGCCGCGACCGCACCGCGCGCATCTGGCGACGCGATGACGGCGAGCAACTGCATGTTCTGGACGGGCTCCACCATGCCGCGGTCATTCACGTGGCGTTCAGCCCGGACGGCCGCACGCTGGCCACGTCCAGCGATGACTTCACCGTCGGCCTGTGGGACGTCGCCTCGGGAACCGTACGGCCCCTGCGCAAGCCGATTGCCCACTCCGACGCGGTGTTCGACGTCAAGTTCAGTCCCGACGGCAGCATGCTCGCCACCGCCAGCTACGACCAGACCGTCGGCCTGTGGAACGCCAAGTCCGGCTCACCGGTGGACCGGCTCACCGGACACACCGGCCACGTCAACGGCGTGGCCTTCACAGCGGACGGCAGGCAACTGGCGAGCGTCAGCAGCGACGGCAGCGCCGTCCTGTGGGACATCTCCGACCGCATGCTCATGACCCGCCCCATCGCCTCCCTGCGGGGTGCGGCGATGAGCCCCGACGGCCGACTCCTCGCCACGGGGGACTCCGACGCCCACGTGCAGATCTGGCGCCGCACCACCGGCAAGCGCCTCGACTCCTTCCACCTCCCGGATGCGTGCCCTGTGTGGAGACTCGCCTTCGCCCCGGACGGCAACACCCTGGGGATCACCGGCGACTGCCACAACGCGTTCCTGTACGACATCGCCCGACACCATCGCACCACGCTCCACATGCCCACGACGCGTTGGGCCCGAGCGGTGGCCTTCGACACCGGCTCCAGCCTCGCTGTCACGATCGGCGACGACGACGTCGCACGCGTCTGGGACGTGTCGACGGGGAAACAGCGCGTCCAGCTCCCGGCCCACTCGGGCGGCGGACGGCCGGTGGCCGTGAGCCCCAACGGCGTCATCGCCACCTATTCGGCCACCGCCGCGGCAGTCTGCCTATGGGACCTCGACGGACACCCGCTAGGCTCCCTGCCGGCTCAGGAGGTCTGGGCCCTTGCCTTCGACGGCACCGCCAAACTCCTCGCCGCGGCCTTCACGGACCGCACCATCCACGTCTGGCGACTAGGCACCGGGGCGGTACCCAACGCACCCGGCACAGTGCGCGTGCGCCCCCTGACCACGCTCGTCGGCCACACCGGCATCCCGCGCGTCCTGGCTTTCAGCCCCGACGGCACCCAACTGGCCAGCGCTGCGGACGACCAGACGATCCGGCTGTGGAGGATCCCCGGTGGCGGCCAGCCCGTCATCCTCACCGGCCATGCCCAATCCTTCGGCGGCCTGGCCTACACACCAGACGGAAAGACACTGGCCAGCGGCAGCTGGGACGGCACCTTCCGCTTCTGGAACCTCGACCCCG